In one window of Limnohabitans sp. MORI2 DNA:
- a CDS encoding ABC transporter ATP-binding protein, giving the protein MNAPLMALRLRDVHVSLAGQEVLHGIDMSFAAGRWTSIVGPNGAGKSTLLKAMAGLLPVSGRIFLFDQELVAMNRKERAQQLSWLGQNESTSDDLRVWDVVMLGRMPHQDWLAAPNENDHAVVETALKATQAWDWRERSIAQLSGGERQRVLLARAMAVQAQVMLMDEPLANLDPPHQVDWLEQVRCLTSQHTTVISVLHEVGMALHADDMVVMQAGRVVHQGACTDAETHRAVEAVFDNRIAIHSLNGQWVAVPKL; this is encoded by the coding sequence ATGAATGCGCCGCTGATGGCTTTGCGTTTGCGCGATGTGCATGTGTCTCTTGCAGGGCAAGAGGTGTTGCACGGCATTGACATGTCGTTTGCGGCGGGGCGTTGGACCAGCATCGTCGGACCCAACGGCGCGGGCAAGTCCACTTTGCTCAAAGCCATGGCAGGGTTGTTGCCAGTCAGTGGCCGCATCTTTTTATTCGACCAAGAGCTCGTGGCCATGAACCGCAAAGAGCGCGCGCAGCAGTTGTCGTGGCTAGGCCAAAACGAATCAACGTCTGACGATTTGCGCGTATGGGATGTGGTCATGCTCGGGCGAATGCCGCATCAAGATTGGTTGGCTGCGCCCAATGAGAACGACCATGCGGTGGTAGAGACTGCGCTGAAAGCCACCCAAGCTTGGGACTGGCGTGAACGCTCTATTGCTCAGCTCTCGGGCGGGGAGCGTCAGCGCGTGCTGCTGGCACGTGCCATGGCCGTGCAAGCGCAAGTGATGTTGATGGATGAACCACTTGCTAACCTTGATCCACCTCACCAAGTGGATTGGCTAGAACAAGTGCGCTGTCTCACCTCGCAACACACCACCGTCATCAGTGTGTTACACGAAGTCGGCATGGCCCTGCATGCCGATGACATGGTGGTGATGCAAGCTGGTCGTGTGGTCCATCAAGGTGCGTGTACCGACGCGGAAACGCACCGCGCTGTTGAAGCCGTGTTTGACAACCGCATTGCTATCCATTCGCTGAATGGTCAGTGGGTGGCGGTGCCCAAGCTTTAA